In Vibrio crassostreae, one DNA window encodes the following:
- a CDS encoding GIY-YIG nuclease family protein: MSGADKNADWVVYLIRNRHNALYCGVTNNLERRFEQHQTGKGAKALKGKGPLKLVWSFDVGSKSEALKTEYAIKQLPKSRKEKLVSLKLIIEWQQDKIQYIEVS, encoded by the coding sequence ATGTCAGGCGCTGATAAAAATGCGGATTGGGTCGTGTACTTGATCCGCAATCGTCACAATGCCCTTTATTGTGGCGTGACGAACAATCTTGAACGTCGATTTGAACAACATCAAACCGGTAAAGGCGCCAAAGCTTTAAAAGGTAAAGGCCCACTTAAGCTGGTTTGGAGTTTTGATGTTGGCTCAAAAAGTGAGGCGTTGAAAACCGAATACGCGATCAAGCAATTGCCCAAATCCCGCAAAGAAAAACTGGTATCACTCAAACTGATTATTGAGTGGCAACAAGACAAAATTCAATATATCGAAGTCTCATAA
- a CDS encoding autoinducer 2-binding periplasmic protein LuxP: protein MKRLLMLFGLAVFSASALSHGTHVLNGYWEYQDYLSNFPEQKALTDKMVEAVQNHPVPLRRIQDEPITISVVYPGQQISDYWVRNIQAFEKRLDRLKIRYQINQVFTRINADLAQQSISLQEAIENKTDYLIFTLDTTRHRKFIEHVLTSTDTKLILQNITTPVRAWADRQPFMYVGFDHATGSLKLADYFKQVSPPDSKYSVLYYSQGYISDARGDTFIHEVNTDTNFTLKSSFYTKSNKDSGYQAAKISIENDKDLDFIYACSTDVALGAAEAIRESGRDILVNGWGGGSAELEAIARGDLDVTIMRMNDDTGIAMAEAIKWDLVGLEVPTVYSGEFEIVTKEDSPERISELKQRAFRYSGQ, encoded by the coding sequence ATGAAACGTTTACTTATGTTGTTTGGACTTGCCGTATTTTCTGCGTCCGCTCTCTCCCACGGTACTCATGTCCTCAATGGATATTGGGAATACCAAGATTATCTTTCCAATTTTCCAGAACAAAAAGCATTGACCGATAAAATGGTCGAGGCTGTACAAAATCACCCTGTGCCACTGAGAAGAATTCAAGACGAGCCAATTACGATTTCTGTGGTGTATCCGGGTCAACAGATCTCGGATTACTGGGTTCGTAATATTCAAGCTTTTGAGAAGCGTCTCGATAGGCTGAAGATTCGCTACCAAATAAATCAAGTATTTACCCGTATTAATGCTGATCTCGCACAGCAGAGCATTTCATTGCAAGAAGCGATTGAAAACAAAACGGACTATTTGATTTTCACGCTAGATACAACGCGCCACCGCAAGTTTATTGAGCACGTGTTGACCTCCACAGATACTAAGTTGATTCTGCAAAATATTACGACGCCAGTGCGAGCTTGGGCGGATAGACAGCCATTTATGTATGTGGGCTTTGACCATGCGACAGGCAGCTTAAAACTGGCGGACTATTTTAAACAAGTAAGCCCACCAGACAGTAAGTATTCTGTTTTGTATTACTCACAAGGCTATATCAGTGATGCGCGTGGAGATACTTTTATCCATGAAGTGAATACTGATACTAACTTTACCCTTAAGTCTTCGTTTTACACCAAATCAAACAAAGACAGTGGCTACCAAGCGGCTAAAATCAGCATAGAGAACGATAAGGATCTAGACTTTATCTATGCATGCTCAACGGATGTTGCCCTAGGTGCAGCGGAAGCTATTCGCGAATCTGGTCGAGACATCTTAGTGAATGGTTGGGGAGGTGGCTCTGCTGAACTTGAAGCCATTGCGAGGGGCGACCTAGATGTAACTATCATGCGTATGAACGACGATACGGGTATTGCGATGGCAGAGGCGATCAAATGGGATCTAGTCGGTTTGGAAGTGCCTACCGTTTACTCTGGTGAATTTGAAATTGTGACCAAGGAAGATTCCCCAGAACGTATTTCAGAACTTAAACAGCGAGCATTTAGGTACTCAGGTCAATAA
- the luxQ gene encoding quorum-sensing autoinducer 2 sensor kinase/phosphatase LuxQ — protein sequence MKKSYASTPRNTLARLITRIVILVIGVMALGVLIHNYETSSNIVKQETNRTVQQTSSLIQNMFDYRLSVLQIHQDSSSHSDTLREYFDTSDEEVLSYFFFGVDQREPDHAPDLRFVATHDGLAWEDGNSQFYGLDESSLKHISDEVSFSSNWHFIKLRTNIGKRHLLARRTPIVDNATGEVLGQLYIAIVLDNNFSLAESIQQGSNSENIVIEAHGTPVTSTFSGDESYTITDILNYHIYEQLPRHFVTIATIKINAVETPLIIRAVQKNNNFIALEENYQRAIIVVIVVIILMSFFARTWIQRRVAAELDKLMDFTRSASDGEEYNKFDGSNIFEFHHIGCTLEDTFERLSEQNQKFQDLFNFAHSPILVWSDKGDLIQMNPAARMALFDADDNYGPIAQEFEHRMLPNIQMVVQGSKLTGINVPIGEKVFRWNMSAIRVEHGITGVVVQGQDITKLIEAERQADRAREEAEHLANVRADFLAKMSHEIRTPLNGILGVSQLLKRSMHSEDNRDQVDVLCNSAEHLLAVLNDILDFSKIEQGQFNIQKKNFRLGELVNTLDSIYRPLCEDKSLAFTIVNHIVDDIEINTDQVRLNQIMFNLLSNALKFTHQGGISVSFELESIFNSDHASLVVRVKDTGIGIDESKIDAVFEPFVQAEETTTREYGGTGLGLTIVKNLVDMLEGDIQVRSVIEQGSEFIIEIPVEVRSKSLLSIKQQVNIEPEALFSRSLKVLLVEDNHTNAFIAQAFCKKYGMVVTWAKDGLEAIEMAKATAYDLILMDNQLPNLGGVETTQQLRGEIGVTAPIYACTADAQDSTRDNFMAAGANYVIVKPIKEESLHQAFVHFKNLHWDVTKY from the coding sequence ATGAAGAAAAGCTACGCCAGTACACCTAGGAACACTTTAGCTAGACTCATTACGCGTATCGTTATTTTAGTGATAGGCGTGATGGCACTTGGCGTGCTTATTCATAATTATGAAACCAGCAGTAACATCGTAAAGCAAGAGACGAATCGAACGGTTCAGCAAACCTCAAGCCTGATCCAAAACATGTTTGATTATCGTTTGTCGGTGCTGCAAATCCACCAAGACAGTAGTTCACACAGTGACACTCTCAGAGAGTATTTTGATACGAGCGATGAAGAGGTGCTGAGCTACTTTTTCTTTGGTGTTGACCAACGTGAACCTGATCATGCGCCAGATTTACGCTTTGTGGCTACCCATGATGGTTTGGCTTGGGAAGATGGTAACAGTCAATTTTATGGTTTAGATGAGTCTAGCTTAAAGCATATTTCTGATGAGGTTTCGTTCAGCAGTAATTGGCATTTTATTAAACTGAGGACAAATATAGGTAAGCGTCACTTGTTGGCTCGCCGTACCCCTATTGTTGATAACGCTACCGGGGAAGTCCTTGGTCAGCTCTATATCGCCATTGTGCTTGATAACAACTTCTCTTTGGCTGAGTCAATCCAACAGGGCAGTAATAGCGAAAATATCGTGATTGAAGCGCACGGAACACCTGTTACATCGACATTCAGTGGTGATGAAAGCTATACCATTACAGACATACTCAATTATCACATATACGAACAGTTGCCTCGTCATTTTGTCACCATCGCAACCATTAAGATCAATGCTGTTGAAACTCCTTTAATCATTCGAGCTGTTCAAAAAAATAATAATTTCATTGCGTTAGAAGAGAATTATCAGCGTGCGATCATCGTGGTGATTGTGGTGATTATATTGATGTCATTCTTTGCGCGAACTTGGATTCAAAGAAGGGTTGCCGCTGAGTTAGATAAGCTGATGGATTTCACTCGTTCAGCAAGTGATGGTGAAGAGTACAACAAGTTCGATGGTTCTAATATTTTCGAATTTCATCATATTGGTTGTACCCTTGAAGACACCTTTGAGCGCTTATCAGAACAGAATCAAAAGTTTCAAGACCTCTTTAACTTTGCTCATTCTCCTATCTTGGTTTGGTCTGATAAAGGTGACTTGATTCAGATGAACCCCGCGGCTCGTATGGCGCTATTTGACGCCGATGATAACTATGGCCCAATCGCTCAAGAGTTTGAGCATCGTATGTTGCCTAACATTCAAATGGTGGTTCAAGGTTCTAAGCTAACGGGTATTAATGTCCCCATTGGTGAAAAGGTGTTTCGCTGGAATATGTCTGCTATTCGCGTAGAACACGGCATCACAGGTGTGGTAGTGCAAGGACAAGATATTACTAAGCTTATCGAGGCTGAACGACAAGCCGATCGAGCAAGAGAAGAAGCAGAGCACCTTGCCAATGTACGTGCAGACTTTTTAGCTAAGATGAGTCATGAAATTCGCACGCCACTTAATGGTATTCTCGGTGTGTCGCAGTTGTTGAAACGCTCTATGCACAGTGAAGACAACCGCGATCAGGTGGATGTACTGTGTAATAGTGCGGAACATTTACTAGCGGTACTTAACGATATCTTGGATTTTTCAAAGATTGAGCAAGGGCAGTTCAATATTCAAAAGAAAAACTTCCGTTTGGGGGAGTTGGTCAATACGTTGGACAGCATTTATCGTCCGCTTTGTGAAGATAAATCATTAGCGTTTACGATTGTGAATCACATAGTTGATGACATCGAAATAAATACCGACCAAGTGCGTCTTAACCAGATCATGTTTAACCTGCTGAGTAACGCCCTTAAGTTCACTCACCAAGGTGGTATTTCCGTGAGCTTTGAACTCGAAAGTATCTTTAATTCAGACCATGCTAGTTTGGTCGTTCGAGTGAAAGATACAGGTATTGGTATCGATGAAAGTAAAATTGATGCTGTGTTCGAACCTTTTGTTCAAGCTGAAGAGACTACGACTCGTGAGTATGGTGGAACAGGGTTGGGCTTAACGATTGTAAAAAACCTTGTCGATATGCTGGAGGGGGACATCCAAGTCCGAAGCGTTATAGAACAAGGTTCGGAGTTCATTATAGAAATTCCTGTGGAAGTGCGCTCTAAGTCGCTCTTGAGCATTAAGCAACAAGTGAATATCGAGCCAGAGGCGTTGTTTAGCCGGTCTTTGAAGGTGCTGCTGGTGGAAGATAATCACACTAACGCCTTTATTGCTCAAGCTTTCTGCAAAAAATATGGAATGGTAGTTACTTGGGCAAAAGACGGTTTAGAAGCGATAGAAATGGCTAAGGCGACAGCCTATGACCTTATCTTGATGGATAACCAACTTCCCAATCTAGGTGGTGTTGAAACTACACAGCAATTAAGAGGCGAAATTGGTGTCACAGCTCCAATTTATGCGTGTACCGCTGATGCTCAAGATTCAACCAGAGACAACTTTATGGCTGCAGGAGCGAATTACGTGATTGTAAAGCCTATTAAAGAAGAGTCGTTACACCAAGCATTTGTTCATTTTAAAAACTTACACTGGGATGTAACGAAATACTAA
- a CDS encoding PilZ domain-containing protein, with product MHKDKNLELFRYLKPGTKTAGVLEFGPDDSIQISTLYIGHKQDQYLILELSQKATEALTLRKLINVDIIVRAITDTELGHIVAFKTNVLAHITSPAHLIFLRPPSSFASKPIREHERYKVRLSCEVTFDTLSLDATLVDFSVSGCGIYITQQSDIDVGWKIQVNSVLSEYLDSELVYKVVSKKRQGQGWLLGIQFPEHLDMSDELKTLLLEQAFVAGFV from the coding sequence ATGCATAAAGATAAAAACTTAGAACTGTTCAGATACCTAAAACCAGGTACAAAAACAGCAGGTGTATTGGAATTTGGCCCAGACGATTCAATCCAGATCAGTACGCTCTATATCGGACACAAACAAGATCAGTACCTTATCCTAGAGCTTTCACAAAAAGCGACCGAAGCACTGACGCTCAGAAAACTCATCAATGTCGATATTATTGTTCGTGCTATCACAGATACTGAACTGGGGCATATTGTCGCCTTTAAAACCAATGTACTGGCTCATATCACCTCGCCCGCGCACCTTATTTTCCTGCGTCCTCCTTCGAGCTTTGCAAGCAAGCCTATCCGAGAACACGAAAGATACAAGGTACGCCTTAGCTGTGAAGTCACCTTTGATACTTTGTCATTGGATGCCACTTTGGTCGATTTTTCAGTTTCAGGTTGCGGCATTTATATCACGCAACAATCAGATATCGATGTAGGTTGGAAGATACAAGTAAACTCTGTCTTAAGTGAATACTTAGATAGTGAACTGGTCTACAAAGTGGTGAGCAAGAAACGACAAGGCCAAGGCTGGCTGTTAGGCATTCAGTTTCCTGAACACCTAGATATGAGTGACGAGTTAAAAACGCTGCTGTTAGAGCAGGCCTTTGTTGCCGGCTTTGTATAA
- a CDS encoding HopJ type III effector protein translates to MELETLLSTLAETPESVQFEDTMQVIEARYDFSECEFRNGDVVNAAGQNNGSCKIFAFGLEQGLSAEQTLACFGQFYRNDVLGFPENTDHQNIRNFMVYGWNGIQFSQPALLEKAK, encoded by the coding sequence ATGGAACTGGAAACCTTATTAAGCACGTTAGCTGAAACCCCGGAAAGCGTGCAATTTGAAGATACGATGCAAGTGATAGAAGCACGCTATGACTTTTCAGAGTGTGAATTTCGCAACGGTGATGTTGTGAATGCAGCCGGTCAGAATAACGGTTCGTGTAAGATTTTTGCTTTTGGTTTAGAGCAAGGCCTATCAGCAGAGCAAACATTGGCTTGTTTTGGTCAATTTTATCGTAACGACGTGTTAGGTTTTCCAGAGAATACCGACCATCAAAATATTCGCAACTTCATGGTTTATGGCTGGAATGGTATCCAGTTTTCTCAGCCTGCGCTTCTTGAAAAAGCGAAGTAG
- a CDS encoding DUF1289 domain-containing protein, producing the protein MKTPCRAACKNNGGMCSGCFRTMDEIIGWKGLSESERDSVMDNVSGASSTHQCPQCNEPAQCDISAGKDTCWCFELERRDTSGIPKAGVCMCRKCLSALPVQ; encoded by the coding sequence ATGAAAACACCTTGCCGAGCGGCTTGTAAAAATAATGGCGGAATGTGTAGCGGCTGCTTTCGCACAATGGATGAAATTATAGGTTGGAAAGGCTTATCTGAAAGCGAAAGGGATTCTGTTATGGATAACGTCAGTGGCGCGAGTTCAACTCACCAATGTCCCCAATGTAATGAACCCGCTCAATGCGATATCAGCGCTGGTAAAGACACGTGTTGGTGTTTTGAATTAGAGAGGCGCGATACAAGCGGTATTCCAAAGGCTGGAGTTTGTATGTGCCGTAAGTGCTTGTCTGCCCTGCCTGTTCAGTAG